A stretch of the Odontesthes bonariensis isolate fOdoBon6 chromosome 5, fOdoBon6.hap1, whole genome shotgun sequence genome encodes the following:
- the inpp5b gene encoding type II inositol 1,4,5-trisphosphate 5-phosphatase isoform X3, translated as MEMSRVMKDSADKSSDKKGALEKEKSSNIDTQKSKLHSSQESREDRDDLVRSSSHTTSNKAQILAMPQFGLRDNLIKCELLKNEDSYTYLEHFSFFLGTYNVNGQVPKESLHPWLSCNLNPPDIYCVGFQELDLSKEAFFFSDTPKELEWTKAVSDGLHPDAKYALVKLVRLVGIMLIFYVKKEHAEFISDVEAETVGTGIMGRMGNKGAVSIRFRFHNSDICVVNSHLAAHVEEYERRNQDYKDICSRLQFRQLDLTQPPLTIMKHNVILWIGDLNYRIGDLDVDSVKELISKKDFETLHNYDQLKRQIDEEAVFVGFEEGGIDFQPTYKYDTGSDKWDTSEKCRVPAWCDRILWRGKNIQQQHYQSHMALKTSDHKPVSSLLIIGIKRINAEAYKKTFEEIVRNIDKMENECIPSVTLSKREFHFKDVKYMQHQAETLTLLNDGQVPCQFEFIQKPNEATYCKPWLTANPPKGFIAQGGSVNIELEVFVNRSTAPDLNCGKQQIEDILVLHLERGKDYFISVTGNYIPSCYGTSIYSLCHLREPIQDMSPETLRELVSTSLKSFSFVSFFIQLNCNLFALFVQADVSGNENAATTEKPLDIPKELWMMVDHLFRNAVKQEDIFQQPGLRSEFGEIRDCLDTGMPDSLPGSNHSVAEALLLFLDALPEPVVPCSFYQQCLECCSNASQCEKVVSTLPQCHKNVFNYLAAFLRELLKNSASNRLDVGILATIFASLLLRSPKKQDLAEKRKTQEFFQHFLTQGSS; from the exons ATGGAGATGTCTAGGGTGATGAAAGACTCTG CAGACAAATCATCTGACAAAAAGGGAGCTttagaaaaggagaaaagttctAACATTGACACACAGAAGTCCAAATTGCATTCCAGTCAAGAGAG TCGGGAAGACCGGGATGACCTTGTGCGCTCATCCAGTCACACCACATCAAACAAAGCTCAAATATTGGCCATGCCACAGTTCGGCCTCCGTGACAACCTCATCAAGTGTGAGCTGCTGAAAAATGAGGACTCTTACACTTATCTGGAGCACTTCAG cttttttcttGGCACGTACAACGTGAATGGACAGGTGCCAAAGGAAAGCCTCCATCCTTGGCTGAGCTGCAATCTAAACCCTCCTGACATATACTGCGTGGG TTTTCAGGAGCTTGACCTCAGCAAAGAAGCTTTCTTCTTCAGTGACACCCCTAAAGAGCTGGAATGGACAAAGGCTGTGTCCGATGGTTTGCATCCAGACGCCAAGTATGCCTTA GTGAAGTTGGTGCGTCTTGTGGGTATCATGCTGATCTTCTATGTGAAGAAAGAACATGCAGAGTTCATCTCCGATGTGGAGGCTGAGACTGTGGGCACTGGCATTATGGGAAGGATG GGAAACAAAGGTGCCGTGTCAATCCGATTTCGCTTCCACAACTCTGATATCTGCGTGGTCAACTCTCACCTTGCTGCACATGTGGAAGAATATGAAAGACGTAATCAAGACTACAAGGATATTTGCAGCCGTCTTCAGTTTCGGCAACTCGACCTTACCCAGCCTCCACTCACTATCATGAAGCACAA TGTGATTTTATGGATTGGGGACCTTAACTACAGAATTGGCGACCTTGACGTCGACAGTGTGAAAGAGCTAATCAGCAAGAAGGACTTTGAGACATTGCACAATTATGATCAG CTCAAGAGGCAGATCGATGAAGAAGCTGTGTTTGTTGGCTTTGAGGAAGGAGGGATTGATTTCCAGCCCACTTACAAATATGACACCGGCTCTGATAAATGGGATACGAG TGAAAAATGTCGCGTCCCTGCATGGTGTGACCGTATCCTGTGGAGAGGGAAGAACATCCAACAGCAGCATTACCAGAGTCATATGGCTCTGAAGACCAGTGACCATAAACCTGTCAGTTCTCTGCTCATCATCGGG ATCAAGAGAATAAATGCTGAGGCCTATAAGAAGACCTTTGAAGAGATTGTTCGCAATATAGACAAAATGGAGAATGAATGTATCCCCTCTGTAACCTTGTCCAAGCGAGAG TTCCACTTCAAGGATGTGAAGTACATGCAACATCAGGCGGAGACACTGACCCTCTTGAATGATGGACAGGTCCCGTGTCAGTTTGAGTTCATCCAGAAGCCGAATGAGGCCACATACTGCAAGCCGTGGCTCACAGCCAACCCTCCCAAAGGCTTTATTGCTCAGG GGGGTTCTGTGAACATTGAGCTTGAGGTTTTTGTAAACCGCTCGACAGCACCAGATCTTAATTGTGGCAAGCAGCAGATTGAAGACATTCTGGTCCTCCATCTGGAGCGGGGCAAGGACTACTTCATCTCTGTAACAGGGAACTATATACCGAGCTGCTATGGCACCTCTATTTATTCTTTGTGTCATCTGAGGGAACCCATTCAAGACATGTCGCCAGAGACCCTCCGTGAACTGGTGAGTACCTCATTGAaatctttttcatttgtttcatttttcattcaatTAAACTGCAATCTTTTTGCTCTGTTTGTTCAGGCCGATGTGTCTGGAAATGAGAATGCAGCAACCACAGAGAAGCCTCTTGACATTCCTAAAGAACTGTGGATGATGGTGGATCACTTGTTCCGCAATGCAGTTAAACAG GAAGATATATTTCAGCAGCCTGGGCTTCGGAGTGAATTTGGAGAAATAAGGGATTGTCTTGACACAGGGATGCCAGATTCCCTCC CGGGCAGTAACCACTCTGTGGCGGAGGCCTTGCTTCTCTTTTTAGATGCCCTCCCAGAGCCTGTTGTTCCTTGCTCTTTTTACCAGCAGTGCCTAGAATGCTGCTCCAATGCCAGCCAGTGTGAGAAA GTCGTTTCCACGCTACCTCAGTGCCATAAAAACGTGTTTAACTATTTAGCTGCCTTTCTTCGTGAGCTCTTGAAGAATTCTGCTAGCAATCGATTAGATGTTGGCATCTTGG CCACCATTTTCGCCTCCTTGCTCCTGAGATCACCTAAGAAGCAGGATCTTGCCGAGAAGAGAAAGACTCAGGAGTTCTTTCAGCACTTCCTGACCCAAGGCTCCTCCTAG
- the inpp5b gene encoding type II inositol 1,4,5-trisphosphate 5-phosphatase isoform X1, whose translation MDQSVAIQETLEGEENCTITVNCDVLFNGVTESRLLGLVESAQEHAIFIYTHRRMAITADDVSLEDIIPISLDFAVVEVSSPEELVIVGADTRVRINYKDEELELRLPFGSHSRLFLSEVNKAWSDVCRSPSEVPKFEWIKKYEKAPRSQEAVKQALAPLAATPSNHNQDQKTADKSSDKKGALEKEKSSNIDTQKSKLHSSQESREDRDDLVRSSSHTTSNKAQILAMPQFGLRDNLIKCELLKNEDSYTYLEHFSFFLGTYNVNGQVPKESLHPWLSCNLNPPDIYCVGFQELDLSKEAFFFSDTPKELEWTKAVSDGLHPDAKYALVKLVRLVGIMLIFYVKKEHAEFISDVEAETVGTGIMGRMGNKGAVSIRFRFHNSDICVVNSHLAAHVEEYERRNQDYKDICSRLQFRQLDLTQPPLTIMKHNVILWIGDLNYRIGDLDVDSVKELISKKDFETLHNYDQLKRQIDEEAVFVGFEEGGIDFQPTYKYDTGSDKWDTSEKCRVPAWCDRILWRGKNIQQQHYQSHMALKTSDHKPVSSLLIIGIKRINAEAYKKTFEEIVRNIDKMENECIPSVTLSKREFHFKDVKYMQHQAETLTLLNDGQVPCQFEFIQKPNEATYCKPWLTANPPKGFIAQGGSVNIELEVFVNRSTAPDLNCGKQQIEDILVLHLERGKDYFISVTGNYIPSCYGTSIYSLCHLREPIQDMSPETLRELVSTSLKSFSFVSFFIQLNCNLFALFVQADVSGNENAATTEKPLDIPKELWMMVDHLFRNAVKQEDIFQQPGLRSEFGEIRDCLDTGMPDSLPGSNHSVAEALLLFLDALPEPVVPCSFYQQCLECCSNASQCEKVVSTLPQCHKNVFNYLAAFLRELLKNSASNRLDVGILATIFASLLLRSPKKQDLAEKRKTQEFFQHFLTQGSS comes from the exons ATGGATCAGTCCGTCGCAATTCAAGAAACTTTAGAAGGGGAAGAAAACTGCACTATA ACTGTCAATTGTGACGTCCTCTTTAACGGTGTCACAGAGAGCAGACTGCTGGGACTGGTGGAGTCCGCACAAGAACATGC AATCTTCATTTATACCCATCGAAGAATGGCCATTACAGCTGATGACGTATCACTTGAGGACATTATCCCCATTTCCCTGGACTTTGCTGTTGTTGAAG TTTCCTCACCAGAGGAACTTGTGATTGTGG GTGCTGATACCAGAGTGAGAATAAACTACAAGGATGAGGAGTTGGAGCTCAGACTTCCTTTTGGGTCTCACTCACGTCTCTTTCTCAGCGAAGTCAACAAGGCGTGGAGTG ATGTTTGCAGGTCTCCCTCTGAGGTACCAAAGTTTGAGTGGATCAAGAAGTACGAGaaagctcccagaagccaggaAGCTGTCAAACAAGCCCTTGCACCTCTGGCCGCTACTCCTTCGAACCACAACCAGGACCAGAAAACAG CAGACAAATCATCTGACAAAAAGGGAGCTttagaaaaggagaaaagttctAACATTGACACACAGAAGTCCAAATTGCATTCCAGTCAAGAGAG TCGGGAAGACCGGGATGACCTTGTGCGCTCATCCAGTCACACCACATCAAACAAAGCTCAAATATTGGCCATGCCACAGTTCGGCCTCCGTGACAACCTCATCAAGTGTGAGCTGCTGAAAAATGAGGACTCTTACACTTATCTGGAGCACTTCAG cttttttcttGGCACGTACAACGTGAATGGACAGGTGCCAAAGGAAAGCCTCCATCCTTGGCTGAGCTGCAATCTAAACCCTCCTGACATATACTGCGTGGG TTTTCAGGAGCTTGACCTCAGCAAAGAAGCTTTCTTCTTCAGTGACACCCCTAAAGAGCTGGAATGGACAAAGGCTGTGTCCGATGGTTTGCATCCAGACGCCAAGTATGCCTTA GTGAAGTTGGTGCGTCTTGTGGGTATCATGCTGATCTTCTATGTGAAGAAAGAACATGCAGAGTTCATCTCCGATGTGGAGGCTGAGACTGTGGGCACTGGCATTATGGGAAGGATG GGAAACAAAGGTGCCGTGTCAATCCGATTTCGCTTCCACAACTCTGATATCTGCGTGGTCAACTCTCACCTTGCTGCACATGTGGAAGAATATGAAAGACGTAATCAAGACTACAAGGATATTTGCAGCCGTCTTCAGTTTCGGCAACTCGACCTTACCCAGCCTCCACTCACTATCATGAAGCACAA TGTGATTTTATGGATTGGGGACCTTAACTACAGAATTGGCGACCTTGACGTCGACAGTGTGAAAGAGCTAATCAGCAAGAAGGACTTTGAGACATTGCACAATTATGATCAG CTCAAGAGGCAGATCGATGAAGAAGCTGTGTTTGTTGGCTTTGAGGAAGGAGGGATTGATTTCCAGCCCACTTACAAATATGACACCGGCTCTGATAAATGGGATACGAG TGAAAAATGTCGCGTCCCTGCATGGTGTGACCGTATCCTGTGGAGAGGGAAGAACATCCAACAGCAGCATTACCAGAGTCATATGGCTCTGAAGACCAGTGACCATAAACCTGTCAGTTCTCTGCTCATCATCGGG ATCAAGAGAATAAATGCTGAGGCCTATAAGAAGACCTTTGAAGAGATTGTTCGCAATATAGACAAAATGGAGAATGAATGTATCCCCTCTGTAACCTTGTCCAAGCGAGAG TTCCACTTCAAGGATGTGAAGTACATGCAACATCAGGCGGAGACACTGACCCTCTTGAATGATGGACAGGTCCCGTGTCAGTTTGAGTTCATCCAGAAGCCGAATGAGGCCACATACTGCAAGCCGTGGCTCACAGCCAACCCTCCCAAAGGCTTTATTGCTCAGG GGGGTTCTGTGAACATTGAGCTTGAGGTTTTTGTAAACCGCTCGACAGCACCAGATCTTAATTGTGGCAAGCAGCAGATTGAAGACATTCTGGTCCTCCATCTGGAGCGGGGCAAGGACTACTTCATCTCTGTAACAGGGAACTATATACCGAGCTGCTATGGCACCTCTATTTATTCTTTGTGTCATCTGAGGGAACCCATTCAAGACATGTCGCCAGAGACCCTCCGTGAACTGGTGAGTACCTCATTGAaatctttttcatttgtttcatttttcattcaatTAAACTGCAATCTTTTTGCTCTGTTTGTTCAGGCCGATGTGTCTGGAAATGAGAATGCAGCAACCACAGAGAAGCCTCTTGACATTCCTAAAGAACTGTGGATGATGGTGGATCACTTGTTCCGCAATGCAGTTAAACAG GAAGATATATTTCAGCAGCCTGGGCTTCGGAGTGAATTTGGAGAAATAAGGGATTGTCTTGACACAGGGATGCCAGATTCCCTCC CGGGCAGTAACCACTCTGTGGCGGAGGCCTTGCTTCTCTTTTTAGATGCCCTCCCAGAGCCTGTTGTTCCTTGCTCTTTTTACCAGCAGTGCCTAGAATGCTGCTCCAATGCCAGCCAGTGTGAGAAA GTCGTTTCCACGCTACCTCAGTGCCATAAAAACGTGTTTAACTATTTAGCTGCCTTTCTTCGTGAGCTCTTGAAGAATTCTGCTAGCAATCGATTAGATGTTGGCATCTTGG CCACCATTTTCGCCTCCTTGCTCCTGAGATCACCTAAGAAGCAGGATCTTGCCGAGAAGAGAAAGACTCAGGAGTTCTTTCAGCACTTCCTGACCCAAGGCTCCTCCTAG
- the mtf1 gene encoding metal regulatory transcription factor 1, translated as MSENGPHTEAPMYFEVEVDPLERDDEEEEDVKIRFEKDDVLIAEPSSSSGRVYDRTTVLIERDPIRLDEEGEEEGHCGGDEDGVTFLTEGEGDGDEEEGSLTFMADGMSQGYVHHTISPDQIQFTINPGSTPMPRNIEGATLTLHSECPETKQREVKRYQCTFEGCTRTYSTAGNLRTHQKTHRGEYTFVCNQQGCGKAFLTSYSLKIHVRVHTKEKPFECDVQGCEKAFNTLYRLKAHQRLHTGKTFNCESEGCTKYFTTLSDLRKHIRTHTGEKPFRCDHDGCGKAFAASHHLKTHVRTHTGEKPFNCPSDGCEKTFSSQYSLKSHIRGHGKGQAFSVTLTHPHSEDANHSLCLSDLSLISTDSELRENIHNAQNLDLNNVTPVKIFELLFQSPENSVSQDDANPSESLAEHFSLETSTQPGVTDSSSIISFSVTPICSSSCSHNTVVMEAPLQHTQSSSCQASTSATITATISSTQPPPFMHLSVPQQISDVPQASVQASNHVTPQHYVALPPTFLQSESATPTTPLPPPISVRPSVAPSLTTAAPGAAAVVAATTTDGLAAVAQPVPLATNPVANTGPALPSTPATITIASTPNLLQPSLVMSDQNLQWILSSAANSQQNPEQAPHQGAPKVEKVFFTTAIPVGGNAGNSVQQIGLSLPVIIIKQEESCQCQCACRDSAKDKTAKSASSTVSAPAQQQPPEPPPPLPSEPPHHPPTPSSLSSSSSCSLPKSSSKVGEVRLEASSTTTPSSSSSSSTAQTFVSSTATNPPPPDGLASMDVSDFLSMQSPETAANIEALLLVADDFNMATDGDP; from the exons ATGAGTGAAAATGGCCCTCATACGGAGGCGCCAATGTACTTTGAAGTGGAAGTGGATCCACTGGAACGGGacgacgaagaagaagaagacgtcAAGATCCGCTTTGAAAAAGACGATGTTCTGATTGCTGAACCTTCATCGTCCTCTGGTCGTGTGTACGACCGCACCACCGTGCTCATTGAGCGGGACCCTATCCGGCTTGATGAAGAGGGCGAAGAGGAAGGTCATTGTGGAGGGGATGAAGATGGAGTCACCTTCCTAACTGAAGGGGAgggtgatggagatgaagaggagggctCTCTGACCTTTATGGCTGATGGAATGTCACAAGGTTACGTGCACCACACAATTTCTCCAGATCAGATCCAGTTCACGATAAATCCAGGTTCCACCCCGATGCCACGCAACATAGAGGGAGCTACACTCACCTTGCACTCTGAGTGCCCGGAGACCAAGCAGCGGGAG GTAAAGCGCTACCAATGCACATTCGAAGGCTGCACAAGAACTTACAGCACGGCAGGAAACCTGCGGACACATCAGAAAACACACCGGGGCGAGTACACATTTGTGTGTAATCAGCAGGGCTGCGGAAAGGCCTTCCTCACTTCTTACAGTCTCAAGATCCATGTCCGAGTTCACACCAAGGAGAAGCCTTTTGAGTGTGACGTGCAAGGCTGTGAAAAGGCCTTCAACACGTTATACAG ACTAAAAGCACACCAGAGACTTCACACAGGCAAGACGTTCAACTGTGAATCGGAGGGATGCACAAAGTACTTTACCACACTCAGCGACCTTAGGAAACATATTCGCACACACACGGGGGAGAAGCCATTTCG GTGCGATCACGATGGATGTGGGAAGGCTTTTGCAGCAAGTCATCATCTAAAAACACATGTGCGAACCCACACAG GGGAGAAGCCATTCAACTGTCCCAGTGATGGCTGTGAGAAGACTTTCAGCAGCCAATACAGTTTGAAGAGTCACATCCGGGGCCACGGCAAAGGACAGGCCTTCAGCGTTACCCTCACCCATCCGCATTCTGAA GATGCAAATCACTCGCTGTGCCTCAGTGACTTGAGCCTCATCTCTACAGACTCGGAGCTACGAGAGAACATCCATAAT GCTCAAAATTTGGACCTCAACAACGTGACCCCAGTGAAAATATTTGAACTCTTGTTTCAGAGTCCTGAAAATAGTGTGAGCCAAGATGATGCCAATCCCAGTG aAAGCCTTGCCGAACACTTCAGCCTAGAGACCTCCACTCAACCAGGAGTGACTGATTCCTCATCCATCatctctttttctgtcactcctATCTGTTCATCTTCTTGTTCCCACAATACTGTTGTCATGGAGGCTCCCTTGCAGCACACGCAGAGTTCGTCCTGTCAGGCCTCCACCTCCGCCACTATCACAGCTACTATCAGCTCCACACAGCCTCCCCCTTTCATGCACCTTAGTGTGCCACAGCAGATCTCAGATGTGCCTCAGGCTTCTGTCCAAGCATCGAACCATGTCACCCCCCAGCACTATGTGGCACTGCCACCCACATTCCTGCAGTCAGAAAGTGCCACTCCGACCACTCCCCTGCCACCACCCATCTCTGTTCGTCCTTCAGTGGCTCCTTCACTGACCACCGCAGCACCAGGCGCTGCTGCAGTTGTTGCAGCCACCACAACAGATGGTCTAGCAGCTGTGGCTCAACCTGTGCCTTTGGCCACCAACCCTGTCGCCAACACCGGCCCTGCTCTGCCTTCCACCCCTGCCACCATCACCATCGCGTCAACCCCAAATCTGCTTCAGCCCAGCCTGGTTATGTCTGACCAGAACCTCCAGTGGATCCTTAGCAGCGCTGCCAACAGCCAGCAGAACCCCGAGCAAGCA CCACATCAAGGAGCTCCAAAAGTGGAAAAGGTTTTCTTCACTACAGCCATACCAGTGGGAGGAAATGCTG GCAACTCGGTTCAACAAATAGGCCTCAGCCTACCAGTCATCATCATCAAACAGGAGGAGTCCTGCCAGTGCCAGTGCGCCTGCAGGGACTCTGCTAAAGACAAAACTGCAAAGAGTgcctcctccactgtttcagcCCCAGCACAGCAGCAACCACCAGAGCCCCCTCCTCCACTCCCTTCTGAGCCTCCACACCATCCACCCACgccatcatcattatcatcatcctCTTCATGCTCCCTTCCCAAGTCTTCCTCCAAGGTGGGTGAGGTGAGGCTGGAGGCCTCCTCTACTActactccttcttcttcttcctcctcctccacagcTCAGACGTTTGTGAGCAGCACTGCCACCAACCCACCCCCACCTGATGGGTTAGCCAGTATGGACGTCTCTGACTTCCTCTCCATGCAGAGCCCCGAGACAGCTGCCAACATTGAGGCTCTGCTGCTGGTCGCCGATGACTTCAACATGGCCACTGATGGCGATCCTTAG
- the inpp5b gene encoding type II inositol 1,4,5-trisphosphate 5-phosphatase isoform X2 — MDQSVAIQETLEGEENCTITVNCDVLFNGVTESRLLGLVESAQEHAIFIYTHRRMAITADDVSLEDIIPISLDFAVVEVSSPEELVIVGADTRVRINYKDEELELRLPFGSHSRLFLSEVNKAWSDVCRSPSEVPKFEWIKKYEKAPRSQEAVKQALAPLAATPSNHNQDQKTADKSSDKKGALEKEKSSNIDTQKSKLHSSQESREDRDDLVRSSSHTTSNKAQILAMPQFGLRDNLIKCELLKNEDSYTYLEHFSFFLGTYNVNGQVPKESLHPWLSCNLNPPDIYCVGFQELDLSKEAFFFSDTPKELEWTKAVSDGLHPDAKYALVKLVRLVGIMLIFYVKKEHAEFISDVEAETVGTGIMGRMGNKGAVSIRFRFHNSDICVVNSHLAAHVEEYERRNQDYKDICSRLQFRQLDLTQPPLTIMKHNVILWIGDLNYRIGDLDVDSVKELISKKDFETLHNYDQLKRQIDEEAVFVGFEEGGIDFQPTYKYDTGSDKWDTSEKCRVPAWCDRILWRGKNIQQQHYQSHMALKTSDHKPVSSLLIIGIKRINAEAYKKTFEEIVRNIDKMENECIPSVTLSKREFHFKDVKYMQHQAETLTLLNDGQVPCQFEFIQKPNEATYCKPWLTANPPKGFIAQGGSVNIELEVFVNRSTAPDLNCGKQQIEDILVLHLERGKDYFISVTGNYIPSCYGTSIYSLCHLREPIQDMSPETLRELADVSGNENAATTEKPLDIPKELWMMVDHLFRNAVKQEDIFQQPGLRSEFGEIRDCLDTGMPDSLPGSNHSVAEALLLFLDALPEPVVPCSFYQQCLECCSNASQCEKVVSTLPQCHKNVFNYLAAFLRELLKNSASNRLDVGILATIFASLLLRSPKKQDLAEKRKTQEFFQHFLTQGSS, encoded by the exons ATGGATCAGTCCGTCGCAATTCAAGAAACTTTAGAAGGGGAAGAAAACTGCACTATA ACTGTCAATTGTGACGTCCTCTTTAACGGTGTCACAGAGAGCAGACTGCTGGGACTGGTGGAGTCCGCACAAGAACATGC AATCTTCATTTATACCCATCGAAGAATGGCCATTACAGCTGATGACGTATCACTTGAGGACATTATCCCCATTTCCCTGGACTTTGCTGTTGTTGAAG TTTCCTCACCAGAGGAACTTGTGATTGTGG GTGCTGATACCAGAGTGAGAATAAACTACAAGGATGAGGAGTTGGAGCTCAGACTTCCTTTTGGGTCTCACTCACGTCTCTTTCTCAGCGAAGTCAACAAGGCGTGGAGTG ATGTTTGCAGGTCTCCCTCTGAGGTACCAAAGTTTGAGTGGATCAAGAAGTACGAGaaagctcccagaagccaggaAGCTGTCAAACAAGCCCTTGCACCTCTGGCCGCTACTCCTTCGAACCACAACCAGGACCAGAAAACAG CAGACAAATCATCTGACAAAAAGGGAGCTttagaaaaggagaaaagttctAACATTGACACACAGAAGTCCAAATTGCATTCCAGTCAAGAGAG TCGGGAAGACCGGGATGACCTTGTGCGCTCATCCAGTCACACCACATCAAACAAAGCTCAAATATTGGCCATGCCACAGTTCGGCCTCCGTGACAACCTCATCAAGTGTGAGCTGCTGAAAAATGAGGACTCTTACACTTATCTGGAGCACTTCAG cttttttcttGGCACGTACAACGTGAATGGACAGGTGCCAAAGGAAAGCCTCCATCCTTGGCTGAGCTGCAATCTAAACCCTCCTGACATATACTGCGTGGG TTTTCAGGAGCTTGACCTCAGCAAAGAAGCTTTCTTCTTCAGTGACACCCCTAAAGAGCTGGAATGGACAAAGGCTGTGTCCGATGGTTTGCATCCAGACGCCAAGTATGCCTTA GTGAAGTTGGTGCGTCTTGTGGGTATCATGCTGATCTTCTATGTGAAGAAAGAACATGCAGAGTTCATCTCCGATGTGGAGGCTGAGACTGTGGGCACTGGCATTATGGGAAGGATG GGAAACAAAGGTGCCGTGTCAATCCGATTTCGCTTCCACAACTCTGATATCTGCGTGGTCAACTCTCACCTTGCTGCACATGTGGAAGAATATGAAAGACGTAATCAAGACTACAAGGATATTTGCAGCCGTCTTCAGTTTCGGCAACTCGACCTTACCCAGCCTCCACTCACTATCATGAAGCACAA TGTGATTTTATGGATTGGGGACCTTAACTACAGAATTGGCGACCTTGACGTCGACAGTGTGAAAGAGCTAATCAGCAAGAAGGACTTTGAGACATTGCACAATTATGATCAG CTCAAGAGGCAGATCGATGAAGAAGCTGTGTTTGTTGGCTTTGAGGAAGGAGGGATTGATTTCCAGCCCACTTACAAATATGACACCGGCTCTGATAAATGGGATACGAG TGAAAAATGTCGCGTCCCTGCATGGTGTGACCGTATCCTGTGGAGAGGGAAGAACATCCAACAGCAGCATTACCAGAGTCATATGGCTCTGAAGACCAGTGACCATAAACCTGTCAGTTCTCTGCTCATCATCGGG ATCAAGAGAATAAATGCTGAGGCCTATAAGAAGACCTTTGAAGAGATTGTTCGCAATATAGACAAAATGGAGAATGAATGTATCCCCTCTGTAACCTTGTCCAAGCGAGAG TTCCACTTCAAGGATGTGAAGTACATGCAACATCAGGCGGAGACACTGACCCTCTTGAATGATGGACAGGTCCCGTGTCAGTTTGAGTTCATCCAGAAGCCGAATGAGGCCACATACTGCAAGCCGTGGCTCACAGCCAACCCTCCCAAAGGCTTTATTGCTCAGG GGGGTTCTGTGAACATTGAGCTTGAGGTTTTTGTAAACCGCTCGACAGCACCAGATCTTAATTGTGGCAAGCAGCAGATTGAAGACATTCTGGTCCTCCATCTGGAGCGGGGCAAGGACTACTTCATCTCTGTAACAGGGAACTATATACCGAGCTGCTATGGCACCTCTATTTATTCTTTGTGTCATCTGAGGGAACCCATTCAAGACATGTCGCCAGAGACCCTCCGTGAACTG GCCGATGTGTCTGGAAATGAGAATGCAGCAACCACAGAGAAGCCTCTTGACATTCCTAAAGAACTGTGGATGATGGTGGATCACTTGTTCCGCAATGCAGTTAAACAG GAAGATATATTTCAGCAGCCTGGGCTTCGGAGTGAATTTGGAGAAATAAGGGATTGTCTTGACACAGGGATGCCAGATTCCCTCC CGGGCAGTAACCACTCTGTGGCGGAGGCCTTGCTTCTCTTTTTAGATGCCCTCCCAGAGCCTGTTGTTCCTTGCTCTTTTTACCAGCAGTGCCTAGAATGCTGCTCCAATGCCAGCCAGTGTGAGAAA GTCGTTTCCACGCTACCTCAGTGCCATAAAAACGTGTTTAACTATTTAGCTGCCTTTCTTCGTGAGCTCTTGAAGAATTCTGCTAGCAATCGATTAGATGTTGGCATCTTGG CCACCATTTTCGCCTCCTTGCTCCTGAGATCACCTAAGAAGCAGGATCTTGCCGAGAAGAGAAAGACTCAGGAGTTCTTTCAGCACTTCCTGACCCAAGGCTCCTCCTAG